A genomic window from Chaetodon trifascialis isolate fChaTrf1 chromosome 22, fChaTrf1.hap1, whole genome shotgun sequence includes:
- the LOC139350776 gene encoding proline-rich protein 5-like isoform X2 — protein sequence MEREGSFRRSLHNKLRLSSSSSSSLTDLSQAKTPGGGGGDKGGITGGLPEECSKDKGTQQRRAGANATWNSIHNAVISVFQRKDLGENELYTLNEGVRQLLKTELGSFFTEYLQNQLLTKGMVILRDKIRFYEGQKLLDSLADTWDFFFCDVLSMLQAIFYPVQGKEPSVRQLALLHFRNIITLNLKLDEALSRPRARVPPSIIQMLLILQGVHESKGVTDDYLRLESLIQKVVSPYLGTHGLYSRDGSANLHCSSCLLEKRLQRSWPSKPGSSPVTKNPVVRSKSYNVPMLTPVVEYDVDSSTGGGAGIRRHSVSEMTSCLEESSSVAESTTTATNNTSTSSLHNHSPASTASAALSDTVTSNQDPQPRDADSPAGGHPLQQQHHSPCILPEHSPGEDTHCAGSLVSGSSASSRVLAQDTSSGPSPPSSPEIMMDHVLESLDSEPEHDGIFLDFSRRCSGGSTHSRGSSRQSVA from the exons ATGGAGCGAGAGGGCTCGTTTAGGAG GAGTCTCCACAACAAGCtcaggctgagcagcagctcgTCCTCAAGTTTGACTGACCTTTCGCAGGCGAAAACcccgggaggaggaggaggggataaGGGCGGAATAACGGGAGGACTGCCAGAGGAGTGCAGCAAGGACAAAGGGACCCAGCAGAGAAGAGCCGGGGCCAACGCCACCTGGAACAG CATCCACAACGCAGTGATATCAGTTTTCCAGAGGAAGGATCTTGGGGAAAACGAACTCTACACTCTGAATGAAGGTGTCAG GCAGCTGCTGAAGACGGAGCTGGGCTCCTTCTTCACTGAGTACCTTCAGAACCAGCTGCTCACTAAAGGCATGGTCATACTGAGAGACAAGATCCGCTTCTATGAAG GTCAGAAGTTACTGGACTCCCTGGCCGACACATgggacttcttcttctgtgatgtTCTGTCCATGCTGCAGGCCATCTTCTATCCCgtgcag ggaAAGGAGCCATCAGTGCGTCAGCTGGCTCTGCTCCACTTCAGGAACATCATCACCCTCAACCTGAAACTGGACGAGGCTCTGTCTCGACCCCGAGCCAGAGTTCCTCCGTCTATCATACAGATGCTGCTCATACTACag GGAGTCCATGAATCCAAAGGTGTGACCGACGACTACCTTCGCCTGGAGTCTCTCATCCAGAAGGTGGTCTCTCCCTACCTCGGCACTCATGGCTTGTATTCCAGAGATGGATCTGCTAATTTGCActgctcctcctgtctgttag aaaAGCGTTTGCAGCGCTCCTGGCCCTCCAAACCAGGCAGCTCCCCCGTCACCAAGAACCCAGTGGTACGCTCCAAGAGCTACAACGTCCCCATGCTGACCCCTGTGGTGGAGTATGACGTGGACTCCTCCACCGGAGGTGGCGCAGGTATCAGACGGCACTCCGTCTCTGAGATGACGTCCTGCTTGGAGgagagcagctctgtggctgAATCCACGACCACGGCCACCAACAACACCAGCACGTCCAGCCTCCACAACCACTCTCCAGCTTCcacagcctctgctgcactttcAG ACACTGTGACCTCCAACCAGGACCCCCAGCCCAGGGACGCTGACAGCCCCGCAGGTGGCCaccctctccagcagcagcatcactccCCCTGCATCCTCCCTGAGCATTCCCCAGGCGAGGACACACACTGCGCGGGCTCGCTGGTGTCCGGCTCCTCTGCGTCCTCCAGAGTGCTGGCTCAGGACACGAGCTCCGGCCCCAGCCCCCCGTCCAGTCCAGAGATCATGATGGACCACGTCCTGGAGTCCCTGGACTCTGAGCCGGAGCACGACGGCATCTTTCTGGACTTCTCAAGGCGTTGCTCCGGGGGGTCGACgcacagcagaggcagcagccgGCAGAGTGTGGcgtga
- the LOC139350776 gene encoding proline-rich protein 5-like isoform X1, with translation MEWGYVVPFQFLESLHNKLRLSSSSSSSLTDLSQAKTPGGGGGDKGGITGGLPEECSKDKGTQQRRAGANATWNSIHNAVISVFQRKDLGENELYTLNEGVRQLLKTELGSFFTEYLQNQLLTKGMVILRDKIRFYEGQKLLDSLADTWDFFFCDVLSMLQAIFYPVQGKEPSVRQLALLHFRNIITLNLKLDEALSRPRARVPPSIIQMLLILQGVHESKGVTDDYLRLESLIQKVVSPYLGTHGLYSRDGSANLHCSSCLLEKRLQRSWPSKPGSSPVTKNPVVRSKSYNVPMLTPVVEYDVDSSTGGGAGIRRHSVSEMTSCLEESSSVAESTTTATNNTSTSSLHNHSPASTASAALSDTVTSNQDPQPRDADSPAGGHPLQQQHHSPCILPEHSPGEDTHCAGSLVSGSSASSRVLAQDTSSGPSPPSSPEIMMDHVLESLDSEPEHDGIFLDFSRRCSGGSTHSRGSSRQSVA, from the exons atggagTGGGGATATGTGGTGCCTTTTCAGTTTCTAGA GAGTCTCCACAACAAGCtcaggctgagcagcagctcgTCCTCAAGTTTGACTGACCTTTCGCAGGCGAAAACcccgggaggaggaggaggggataaGGGCGGAATAACGGGAGGACTGCCAGAGGAGTGCAGCAAGGACAAAGGGACCCAGCAGAGAAGAGCCGGGGCCAACGCCACCTGGAACAG CATCCACAACGCAGTGATATCAGTTTTCCAGAGGAAGGATCTTGGGGAAAACGAACTCTACACTCTGAATGAAGGTGTCAG GCAGCTGCTGAAGACGGAGCTGGGCTCCTTCTTCACTGAGTACCTTCAGAACCAGCTGCTCACTAAAGGCATGGTCATACTGAGAGACAAGATCCGCTTCTATGAAG GTCAGAAGTTACTGGACTCCCTGGCCGACACATgggacttcttcttctgtgatgtTCTGTCCATGCTGCAGGCCATCTTCTATCCCgtgcag ggaAAGGAGCCATCAGTGCGTCAGCTGGCTCTGCTCCACTTCAGGAACATCATCACCCTCAACCTGAAACTGGACGAGGCTCTGTCTCGACCCCGAGCCAGAGTTCCTCCGTCTATCATACAGATGCTGCTCATACTACag GGAGTCCATGAATCCAAAGGTGTGACCGACGACTACCTTCGCCTGGAGTCTCTCATCCAGAAGGTGGTCTCTCCCTACCTCGGCACTCATGGCTTGTATTCCAGAGATGGATCTGCTAATTTGCActgctcctcctgtctgttag aaaAGCGTTTGCAGCGCTCCTGGCCCTCCAAACCAGGCAGCTCCCCCGTCACCAAGAACCCAGTGGTACGCTCCAAGAGCTACAACGTCCCCATGCTGACCCCTGTGGTGGAGTATGACGTGGACTCCTCCACCGGAGGTGGCGCAGGTATCAGACGGCACTCCGTCTCTGAGATGACGTCCTGCTTGGAGgagagcagctctgtggctgAATCCACGACCACGGCCACCAACAACACCAGCACGTCCAGCCTCCACAACCACTCTCCAGCTTCcacagcctctgctgcactttcAG ACACTGTGACCTCCAACCAGGACCCCCAGCCCAGGGACGCTGACAGCCCCGCAGGTGGCCaccctctccagcagcagcatcactccCCCTGCATCCTCCCTGAGCATTCCCCAGGCGAGGACACACACTGCGCGGGCTCGCTGGTGTCCGGCTCCTCTGCGTCCTCCAGAGTGCTGGCTCAGGACACGAGCTCCGGCCCCAGCCCCCCGTCCAGTCCAGAGATCATGATGGACCACGTCCTGGAGTCCCTGGACTCTGAGCCGGAGCACGACGGCATCTTTCTGGACTTCTCAAGGCGTTGCTCCGGGGGGTCGACgcacagcagaggcagcagccgGCAGAGTGTGGcgtga